Proteins from a single region of Choloepus didactylus isolate mChoDid1 chromosome 10, mChoDid1.pri, whole genome shotgun sequence:
- the LOC119504767 gene encoding COMM domain-containing protein 6-like, translating to MEGPSKSLLDAKSQVTNQIIDFLWKLGMAVSSNNCRSFKYPYVAVMLKLADYLGQVKNKSFEMTIPQFQNLYRQFKEITAIIETL from the coding sequence ATGGAGGGGCCTAGCAAGTCACTGCTAGATGCTAAGTCTCAGGTCACCAACCAGATTATAGATTTCCTATGGAAACTGGGTATGGCTGTGAGCTCCAACAATTGCAGATCTTTTAAATATCCTTATGTTGCAGTCATGCTAAAACTGGCAGATTATTTAGGCCAAGTAAAGAACAAGTCCTTTGAAAtgacaattccacagtttcagaatCTCTACAGACAGTTCAAGGAAATCACGGCAATTATTGAAACTCTGTGA